In one Arenibacter antarcticus genomic region, the following are encoded:
- a CDS encoding helix-turn-helix domain-containing protein has product MQVVCLQEEAFYALFDKVVEHMESKRKNKPAKWIDAEEAMVLLNIKSTTTLQKLRDEGKIRFSQPQKKIILYDRDSINEYIEKHARETF; this is encoded by the coding sequence ATGCAAGTAGTATGTCTACAGGAAGAAGCTTTTTACGCCTTGTTTGATAAGGTAGTTGAACATATGGAATCTAAGCGAAAAAATAAACCAGCCAAATGGATAGATGCTGAAGAAGCGATGGTACTGCTAAACATAAAATCCACTACTACATTGCAGAAATTGAGGGATGAAGGCAAAATTAGGTTTTCACAACCTCAGAAGAAAATTATTCTTTATGACAGGGATTCTATCAATGAATATATTGAAAAACATGCACGCGAAACATTTTGA
- a CDS encoding PA2169 family four-helix-bundle protein: protein MIHLNIDNEYDAKIAIQLYGVILKNKESKNAYCKAMERAVSADLKTYFQDKFTKYKRFDETLAREVSVAFPQLLPVAWRNNNRDFWIDTETIFRLSDDASMLKACIQGDRAAVREYADLLEKYSLPFDVYHVIRKHKMFIEVDLHKVSKIKDLY, encoded by the coding sequence ATGATACATCTAAATATCGACAATGAATATGATGCGAAAATAGCAATCCAATTGTATGGGGTAATCCTGAAGAACAAAGAATCGAAAAATGCCTATTGCAAAGCAATGGAAAGGGCGGTCAGTGCCGACCTGAAGACTTATTTTCAAGACAAATTCACAAAATATAAAAGATTTGACGAAACATTGGCCCGCGAGGTGTCGGTTGCATTTCCTCAACTCCTTCCCGTTGCTTGGAGGAACAACAATAGAGACTTTTGGATCGATACCGAGACCATTTTCCGCTTGTCGGATGATGCTTCTATGTTGAAAGCATGCATTCAAGGTGACAGGGCGGCGGTGAGGGAATATGCTGACTTGTTGGAGAAATACTCGCTACCATTTGACGTGTACCATGTCATAAGAAAACATAAAATGTTTATAGAAGTGGATCTGCACAAGGTGAGTAAAATCAAGGATCTATATTGA
- a CDS encoding DUF6747 family protein, with translation MRTVLLIRKIYADGFKDIGNLIVKKYFKAFAWFSFIMFAIVLYAFIYRVATGFAFD, from the coding sequence ATGAGAACAGTACTACTTATCAGAAAAATTTATGCAGATGGTTTTAAAGACATAGGGAATTTGATAGTTAAAAAATACTTCAAGGCCTTTGCATGGTTCAGTTTCATCATGTTTGCAATAGTGCTATATGCTTTTATCTATAGAGTGGCTACTGGTTTTGCATTTGATTGA
- a CDS encoding response regulator, whose amino-acid sequence MEGNTVWIIDDDMVSQFAMTYKIEQSYPNYQVVGFYTVEEALTMIKACAETQNGLPNIILLDLVLPEINGWDFLEELENIKGRIDGLEIYIVSAFSNTKDRKLAKEHPLVIGYFDKPINKGSVDEMFDRAII is encoded by the coding sequence ATGGAAGGGAATACTGTTTGGATTATCGATGATGATATGGTATCACAATTTGCCATGACGTATAAGATCGAACAATCATATCCAAACTACCAGGTCGTTGGTTTTTATACTGTGGAAGAAGCTTTGACTATGATCAAAGCGTGTGCGGAAACTCAAAACGGCCTGCCCAACATAATATTATTGGACCTTGTACTGCCGGAAATAAACGGATGGGACTTTCTAGAGGAGCTGGAAAACATTAAAGGACGTATAGACGGTTTGGAAATCTATATTGTTTCCGCCTTTTCCAATACAAAGGACCGTAAACTCGCCAAGGAACATCCTTTGGTAATTGGCTATTTCGACAAACCGATAAATAAAGGTAGCGTGGATGAAATGTTTGATAGAGCGATTATTTGA
- a CDS encoding LytTR family DNA-binding domain-containing protein, with amino-acid sequence MKLRSVIVDDSTMQRMAVAKLVNDHSNLALVAEYSNAIEARKGIANNRIDLIFLDIEMPIINGFDLLESMDKCPQIILITGNAHYAFKAFDYDVTDYLHKPLTLARFNVSVKRAVAQYEQLNKVNEDGEYIVVKSNLKKRKVVLDDIKWIEALGDYIKLVTDEANIVILSTMKSIVQQLPENKFLRIHKSYIVNLEKIDKFNSKNVEVAGRQIPLSRTKKIELVEALNNI; translated from the coding sequence ATGAAATTAAGAAGTGTAATTGTAGACGATTCGACTATGCAGCGGATGGCCGTGGCTAAGTTAGTGAACGATCATAGCAACCTAGCACTGGTAGCGGAGTACAGCAATGCCATTGAAGCAAGGAAAGGTATTGCAAACAATAGGATAGATCTTATTTTTCTGGATATTGAAATGCCTATTATCAATGGTTTCGACCTTTTGGAGTCTATGGACAAATGTCCACAAATAATCTTGATAACCGGTAATGCCCATTATGCCTTTAAGGCCTTTGATTACGACGTAACGGATTATCTTCACAAACCCCTCACATTAGCTCGTTTTAATGTCTCAGTTAAGAGAGCAGTAGCCCAATATGAGCAGCTAAATAAAGTGAACGAAGATGGGGAGTATATCGTTGTGAAAAGCAACCTCAAAAAGCGAAAAGTTGTTCTTGACGACATAAAATGGATAGAAGCTCTTGGCGACTATATTAAATTGGTGACGGATGAAGCCAATATCGTCATACTATCTACCATGAAATCCATTGTACAACAGTTGCCAGAGAATAAGTTCTTAAGGATCCACAAATCCTATATCGTAAACTTGGAAAAGATCGATAAGTTCAATAGCAAGAATGTTGAAGTTGCGGGAAGACAGATACCGTTAAGCCGAACCAAAAAAATAGAATTGGTCGAAGCGCTGAATAATATTTAG
- a CDS encoding TonB-dependent receptor domain-containing protein, with protein MKYIFLSATILMSLSVFSQAKLRGKVTDESNLPIAGATIYIEDLKLGTMTDFNGDYRLEAIPQGSYNFNIRMLGYQSQTKNLHLETNADQVLNITLREDISNLDEVVVSASRHSEYLSEIPASVTVVGQVKLEEFSQITTNISDILEFTVPGLAISTGTFSNWGQTLRGRSLLVMIDGIPQSTPLRNGQLGIKSVNPNDISRVEVIKGATSIFGNGGNGGFINYITKNPTSDKKLEVTTNVWGTANLAKTKDAMGWGVYQSLKGNLNKFRYYVSGSLEQTGNKYDADGIPLLPTYGFDNTDIYSAFGKLEYLLSENQKLSVGGNIYKSVHDTPFIPVPAEVQVFNQAGDYQINAGYGIKGSISGEEPTGSTLINGQLTYNLNNIFNGTTNFETDLYYQSTENIFFYSDKFEDGGQSVINAEKYGLRPNFNTKLGSYSAIDVSLTYGLDLLKDKTNQGLLDGRLWVPNIELINWAPYAQATIKFNNQWVVKGGLRYDDMNMDIVDYNTLPYSPKGDGNYNPSVAVEGGKLAFNNLAFNLGVRFIEHQEFIPYISYSQGFSIADLGSVLRSAVASNINDIQLEPAVTNNYEFGFMSKFPNIQLEAVGYYSTSNLGTGVVFVDEINTFVPSKQPQQIYGGEISIDVTSFNNKWQIGTSYSYVEGVKHQVGDPNNLSFLGGDVISAPKLTAYVSWKPTEKLNTSVRLTNLGDRKRFDPFLDANDNWAYRHTEFPVSGYTLVNLSMAYQLQSNISVSLGINNLLNEYYLPARSQWASPLTTFTGAGEGTNAKLSLQYKF; from the coding sequence ATGAAATACATATTTCTATCCGCTACTATACTGATGTCCCTATCCGTATTTTCCCAAGCAAAGCTGCGTGGCAAAGTTACAGACGAATCTAACCTGCCCATTGCCGGGGCCACCATTTACATTGAGGACCTGAAATTGGGCACCATGACCGATTTTAACGGAGATTATAGATTGGAAGCTATCCCTCAAGGCAGTTACAATTTTAATATCCGTATGCTGGGATACCAAAGTCAAACCAAAAACCTCCATCTGGAGACAAATGCCGACCAGGTGTTAAATATCACCCTAAGAGAAGATATCAGCAATCTAGACGAGGTGGTGGTTTCCGCAAGTAGGCATTCAGAATACCTCTCCGAGATTCCAGCTTCGGTCACTGTTGTCGGGCAGGTTAAACTGGAAGAGTTTTCACAGATTACCACTAACATAAGTGATATTCTCGAGTTTACCGTTCCCGGTTTGGCGATTTCTACAGGCACTTTTTCAAATTGGGGACAAACCCTGCGGGGAAGATCACTTTTGGTAATGATAGATGGCATCCCCCAATCTACCCCTCTTAGAAATGGACAGTTGGGAATAAAATCTGTAAATCCCAACGATATCAGTCGGGTGGAAGTTATTAAAGGGGCTACTTCTATTTTTGGAAATGGCGGAAATGGTGGTTTTATAAACTACATCACCAAAAACCCAACCTCTGATAAAAAGCTGGAAGTCACCACCAATGTTTGGGGCACCGCCAACTTAGCAAAAACCAAAGATGCCATGGGTTGGGGAGTATACCAATCCCTAAAAGGAAACCTAAATAAATTTAGATATTATGTTAGCGGTAGCTTGGAGCAGACTGGCAATAAATACGATGCGGATGGCATTCCACTACTCCCCACCTATGGTTTTGACAATACCGATATCTACAGTGCCTTTGGGAAATTGGAATACCTTCTTAGCGAAAATCAAAAACTGTCCGTGGGCGGTAATATTTACAAATCTGTCCACGACACCCCGTTTATTCCAGTGCCTGCCGAGGTACAGGTATTTAACCAAGCTGGAGATTATCAAATAAATGCGGGTTACGGTATAAAAGGTAGTATTTCCGGGGAGGAACCAACGGGATCGACCCTTATAAACGGGCAGCTGACCTATAATTTGAACAATATTTTTAACGGTACTACCAATTTTGAGACCGACCTCTATTACCAGAGCACCGAAAACATCTTTTTCTATTCGGACAAATTTGAAGATGGTGGGCAATCGGTCATCAATGCTGAAAAATATGGGTTAAGACCTAATTTTAATACAAAATTAGGCTCCTACAGTGCCATTGATGTTTCTTTGACCTATGGACTGGACCTACTAAAAGACAAAACCAATCAGGGTCTTTTGGACGGCAGGCTATGGGTCCCCAATATAGAGTTGATCAACTGGGCCCCATATGCACAAGCAACCATTAAATTTAATAACCAATGGGTAGTAAAAGGTGGTTTGCGATACGATGATATGAATATGGATATCGTGGATTACAATACCCTTCCCTATTCTCCCAAAGGAGACGGGAATTACAATCCGTCTGTGGCCGTGGAAGGCGGGAAACTTGCTTTTAACAACCTTGCCTTTAATCTTGGGGTACGGTTTATAGAGCACCAGGAATTTATTCCCTATATAAGTTATTCTCAAGGTTTTTCCATCGCGGATCTTGGCTCTGTACTACGTTCTGCGGTTGCGAGCAATATTAACGACATTCAATTAGAACCGGCTGTAACCAATAACTATGAATTCGGTTTTATGTCCAAGTTCCCAAATATTCAGTTGGAAGCGGTAGGATACTATAGTACATCGAATTTAGGAACAGGAGTGGTCTTTGTAGATGAGATCAACACTTTTGTGCCTTCCAAGCAACCACAGCAAATTTATGGGGGTGAAATCTCAATAGATGTTACAAGCTTTAACAATAAGTGGCAAATAGGGACCTCCTATTCTTATGTTGAAGGAGTAAAACATCAGGTTGGTGATCCTAATAATCTTTCTTTTTTAGGGGGCGATGTTATTTCTGCTCCCAAATTGACTGCCTATGTTTCTTGGAAACCTACGGAAAAACTGAATACTTCAGTAAGACTAACCAATTTGGGCGATAGAAAGCGATTTGACCCCTTCTTGGATGCTAATGATAATTGGGCCTATAGGCATACCGAATTCCCCGTAAGCGGATACACTTTGGTAAATCTTTCCATGGCCTATCAATTACAGTCCAATATTTCCGTTTCCCTTGGGATAAATAATTTATTGAACGAATACTACCTACCTGCAAGGTCGCAATGGGCCTCCCCATTAACCACCTTTACCGGGGCAGGAGAAGGCACCAATGCCAAGCTGAGCTTACAATACAAGTTTTAA
- a CDS encoding PepSY domain-containing protein, with amino-acid sequence MNQLLHFNRTIKNIHLWLGISCGLLASISGLTGSLYVWQPEITAALNPKLLTATQIDTISEGTLLRTASFLMEMHKDSLTRINLPYREQQTISLIYKNGETHYHHPQTATFLGTKSASIQFFEDLLNIHRTLAIPKIGKYIMGGSSIIFLLLILGTGIYIWWKAYGNNFKKGFNIKWKGKKLNYDLHKVLGVGFFIPLAIIAFSGAYFTYNSYYKAALTLLDSSKLAQNQNTVIQPKFTELTRKPDTIYALRAIYFPKESNGEFHFRYIQDRFIEPGLRRSKELKLTETDEVSSLTQFHTDLTSNKIAAQFYPVHTGEIAGFFGRILVFISGLVPITLYITGFRIYFTRKEKQLKRPKCKK; translated from the coding sequence TTGAATCAATTGTTACATTTTAATAGGACGATAAAAAACATCCACCTTTGGTTGGGCATAAGCTGCGGCCTGTTGGCTTCCATTTCAGGGCTAACAGGCTCACTTTATGTCTGGCAACCGGAAATAACCGCGGCACTAAACCCCAAGCTTTTAACGGCAACCCAAATTGATACTATTTCGGAAGGAACATTGTTGCGGACGGCATCCTTCTTAATGGAAATGCATAAGGATAGTTTAACAAGAATAAATCTGCCCTATAGGGAACAGCAGACCATTTCATTGATCTATAAAAATGGAGAAACCCATTACCACCATCCACAGACAGCCACCTTTTTAGGTACAAAATCGGCCTCCATTCAATTTTTTGAAGACCTCTTAAATATTCACCGTACCCTGGCCATCCCAAAAATTGGCAAGTATATAATGGGTGGCAGTTCCATTATTTTTTTATTGTTGATCCTGGGGACTGGGATCTATATTTGGTGGAAAGCCTATGGGAACAATTTTAAAAAGGGATTTAACATAAAATGGAAAGGAAAGAAATTGAACTACGACTTACACAAAGTACTTGGAGTTGGATTTTTTATTCCCTTGGCCATTATTGCCTTTTCGGGAGCCTATTTCACCTATAACAGCTATTACAAAGCTGCCCTGACCCTTCTGGACAGTTCCAAGTTGGCACAAAACCAAAATACTGTAATACAGCCTAAGTTTACCGAGTTGACAAGGAAACCTGATACAATTTATGCTTTACGGGCCATATATTTTCCTAAAGAATCCAATGGGGAATTTCACTTTAGATATATCCAGGATCGTTTTATAGAGCCAGGCCTGAGAAGAAGTAAGGAGTTAAAATTAACAGAAACTGACGAAGTATCAAGTTTAACTCAATTTCATACGGATCTTACTAGCAATAAGATTGCAGCCCAATTTTATCCGGTCCACACAGGAGAAATCGCCGGTTTTTTTGGAAGGATACTGGTCTTTATTTCTGGGTTGGTCCCCATAACGCTTTACATAACGGGCTTTAGGATCTATTTTACAAGAAAGGAAAAACAGTTAAAAAGGCCAAAGTGCAAGAAATAG
- a CDS encoding ribonucleoside-diphosphate reductase subunit alpha, with protein sequence MNNNKSTVDLEIENLNEKELLVKSKKEALGKNKQQTSAGFEWLTEHSRNFLSLGYLYNGMTAEQRIREIADRAEEILQIPGYSDKFYGYMSEGFYSLASPVWSNFGKKRGLPISCFGSHVNDDMGNILYTQAEVGMMSKLGGGTSGYFGKIRHRGAEVKNNGQASGAVHIMQLFESMVDVVSQGSVRRGRFSPYLPVEHPDIMEFLEIGTEGNPIQELTHGVTVTNKWMEEMIDGDNEKRTIWAKVLQRRGEMGYPYIFFKDNANNAAADVYRNEKHTIYASNLCTEIMLPSSDEWSFVCVLSSVNLLHYDKWKDTDAVETMVYFLDAVITEFIQKLEVYRDSEEREDRQTFLFMERAYNFAKDNRALGLGVLGWHSLLQSKMLPFNSQEAYSMNSEIFKVIQQKSYAASKELADKFGEPKVLKGYGRRNATLNAIAPTTSSAFILGQVSQGIEPIWSNIYVKDIAKIKTTIKNSFLEDLLEKKGKNTQEVWRSIREFDGSVQHLDFLTEVEKDVFKTYSEIDQLDIIYQAANRQNHIDQGQSVNIIVHPDMPVKEINNIHITAWKLGLKSLYYQHSMNAAQKFRQKKECSSCEA encoded by the coding sequence ATGAACAACAACAAATCAACCGTAGATCTAGAAATCGAAAACTTAAACGAGAAGGAATTACTTGTTAAATCAAAAAAAGAAGCTCTTGGAAAGAATAAACAACAAACCAGTGCTGGTTTTGAATGGTTAACCGAACACAGTCGAAATTTTTTATCCCTAGGCTATTTATACAATGGAATGACTGCCGAACAGCGCATTCGTGAAATTGCAGATAGAGCTGAAGAAATACTTCAAATACCTGGGTATTCCGATAAATTTTACGGATATATGTCGGAAGGGTTTTATTCTTTGGCATCTCCAGTTTGGTCTAATTTCGGAAAGAAAAGGGGACTTCCAATTAGCTGTTTCGGGTCACATGTAAATGATGATATGGGTAACATATTGTACACACAAGCGGAAGTGGGTATGATGTCTAAACTTGGTGGGGGTACTTCCGGATATTTCGGTAAAATTCGTCATCGTGGAGCCGAAGTAAAAAACAACGGACAAGCTTCAGGAGCTGTGCATATAATGCAACTTTTTGAATCTATGGTCGATGTGGTAAGTCAAGGATCTGTGAGACGTGGCCGTTTTTCACCTTATTTACCTGTAGAGCATCCAGATATTATGGAATTCTTGGAAATTGGTACAGAAGGCAATCCCATTCAAGAGCTTACCCATGGGGTTACAGTAACCAATAAGTGGATGGAAGAGATGATTGATGGTGATAATGAAAAGAGAACTATTTGGGCCAAAGTATTACAGCGAAGAGGAGAAATGGGATATCCATATATTTTCTTTAAAGACAATGCAAACAATGCTGCAGCCGATGTTTATCGCAATGAAAAACACACCATTTACGCCAGTAATTTATGTACAGAAATCATGTTGCCATCAAGTGATGAATGGTCATTTGTATGTGTATTATCTTCTGTGAATTTATTACATTATGATAAATGGAAAGACACCGATGCTGTTGAAACGATGGTGTATTTTCTAGACGCGGTGATAACAGAATTTATACAGAAGTTAGAAGTTTATAGAGATTCTGAAGAAAGGGAAGATCGCCAAACATTTCTCTTTATGGAACGAGCCTATAATTTTGCAAAGGATAATAGAGCATTAGGCTTGGGAGTGTTGGGTTGGCATTCGTTGTTACAATCTAAAATGTTGCCATTTAACAGCCAAGAGGCTTATAGTATGAATAGTGAGATTTTTAAAGTTATCCAACAAAAATCATATGCTGCTTCAAAGGAATTGGCCGATAAATTTGGTGAACCAAAAGTACTTAAGGGCTATGGCAGACGGAACGCAACTTTAAATGCTATTGCCCCGACAACATCATCAGCTTTCATTCTTGGTCAAGTTTCACAGGGTATTGAGCCTATTTGGTCCAATATATATGTTAAAGATATCGCCAAAATTAAAACAACAATAAAAAACTCGTTCTTAGAAGACTTGTTAGAAAAGAAAGGAAAAAACACCCAGGAAGTATGGCGAAGTATTCGTGAATTTGATGGATCTGTTCAACATCTAGATTTCTTAACAGAAGTGGAAAAAGATGTATTTAAAACCTATTCTGAAATTGATCAGTTGGACATTATTTACCAAGCAGCCAATCGTCAGAATCATATAGACCAAGGGCAGTCTGTGAACATTATAGTTCATCCGGATATGCCCGTTAAGGAAATTAATAACATTCATATAACGGCATGGAAGCTGGGTTTAAAATCGCTGTATTACCAGCATAGTATGAATGCAGCCCAAAAATTTAGACAGAAAAAGGAATGTTCAAGTTGTGAGGCATAA
- a CDS encoding ribonucleotide-diphosphate reductase subunit beta, which yields MKITSIIKRGFLTESFHLEKISNAILKAMTAVQHGGYEDAERISSNVFTFLLERKELDEDYIPTVEEVQDLVETKLMESGFFDVAKAYILYRNEQTKKRKTNIFEKRINLKPYEYPDLYEYVPAIRHSYWIHTEFNFTSDIQDFKTTLTDVERNAIKNTMLAISQIEVAVKSFWGDIYHRMPKPEIGSVGATFAESEVRHHDAYSHLLEVLGLNEEFKNLKKKPVIMKRVQYLETALKNSRSDDNKEYSESILLFSLFIEHVSLFSQFLIIMAFNKHKNMLKGISNVVEATSKEEQIHGDFGIDIIKIIKAENPDWFDEDYQVVIQEMCREAFDAESKIVDWIFEDGELDFLPKKLVNEFIKHRFNNSLESIGISKIFEIDQTLLAETEWFDDEIIGTKHGDFFVKRSINYSKRTQSLTSEDLF from the coding sequence ATGAAAATCACCTCGATTATAAAAAGAGGCTTTTTAACAGAATCCTTTCATTTAGAAAAGATAAGCAACGCCATACTTAAGGCCATGACTGCCGTTCAACACGGTGGATACGAAGATGCCGAACGCATTTCTAGTAATGTTTTTACATTTCTATTGGAGCGAAAAGAATTGGATGAAGATTACATACCAACGGTAGAGGAGGTCCAAGATCTAGTAGAAACCAAACTTATGGAAAGTGGTTTTTTTGATGTAGCAAAAGCCTATATTTTATACAGAAACGAACAAACAAAGAAACGTAAAACTAATATTTTCGAGAAACGTATCAATTTAAAACCCTATGAGTATCCAGACCTTTATGAATATGTACCAGCAATTAGACATTCATATTGGATCCATACGGAGTTTAACTTTACAAGCGATATACAAGATTTTAAAACAACGCTCACAGATGTTGAGCGTAATGCCATAAAAAATACAATGTTGGCTATTTCTCAAATAGAAGTTGCTGTAAAGAGCTTTTGGGGAGATATATACCATAGAATGCCTAAGCCAGAAATTGGCTCGGTAGGTGCAACATTTGCCGAAAGTGAAGTGAGGCACCATGATGCCTATTCACATTTACTTGAAGTTTTAGGTTTAAACGAAGAGTTTAAAAATCTAAAGAAAAAGCCGGTAATCATGAAACGTGTTCAGTACTTGGAAACCGCACTTAAAAATTCGAGAAGTGACGATAATAAAGAATATTCAGAATCTATTTTGCTCTTTTCACTATTCATAGAACATGTATCTCTTTTTTCCCAATTTCTTATTATCATGGCTTTTAACAAGCATAAAAATATGCTAAAAGGGATCTCTAATGTAGTTGAGGCAACCTCTAAAGAAGAGCAGATCCATGGTGATTTTGGTATAGATATTATTAAAATCATAAAAGCTGAAAATCCAGATTGGTTTGATGAAGATTACCAAGTAGTGATTCAAGAAATGTGTAGAGAAGCCTTTGATGCGGAAAGTAAGATAGTTGATTGGATTTTTGAGGATGGAGAGCTCGATTTCTTGCCCAAAAAACTAGTTAACGAATTTATAAAACACCGATTTAACAACTCCCTTGAGAGTATCGGGATAAGTAAAATATTTGAAATAGATCAAACACTTTTAGCAGAAACTGAATGGTTTGATGATGAAATTATAGGGACAAAACACGGTGATTTTTTCGTGAAGCGCTCCATCAATTATAGTAAAAGAACCCAAAGTTTAACAAGTGAAGACCTTTTTTAA
- a CDS encoding YceI family protein, giving the protein MIGLKFSKIITTILFVFLLFGSSLTAQKYHLVNGESSLLVLGTSSLHDWEINAEDQSGVLILKNIETGKIEHLSLEVNSESLKSGKSSMDRNTYKALDTKTHKKIVFQLSEVKDVKPNGNGKFKVKTSGDLTIAGVKNAITLDLDMTLAGEKITLIGLKKIKMTDFKIDPPKALLGTITTGDDITIKFNTVLTK; this is encoded by the coding sequence ATGATTGGATTAAAATTCAGCAAGATTATAACTACAATTTTATTTGTGTTTTTACTTTTTGGCAGCAGCCTAACGGCTCAAAAGTACCACCTAGTAAATGGAGAGTCTTCTTTACTCGTGCTAGGTACTTCCAGTTTGCACGATTGGGAGATCAATGCCGAAGACCAATCCGGGGTGTTGATCCTTAAAAATATAGAAACTGGGAAAATAGAACATTTAAGTCTAGAAGTAAATTCCGAAAGCTTAAAAAGTGGTAAGTCTTCAATGGACAGAAATACCTACAAGGCATTGGATACTAAGACACATAAAAAAATTGTCTTCCAATTATCCGAAGTCAAAGATGTGAAACCGAACGGTAATGGGAAATTCAAGGTGAAGACCTCTGGGGACCTGACTATTGCCGGTGTAAAGAACGCTATTACATTGGATTTGGATATGACATTAGCTGGTGAAAAAATAACCCTGATCGGACTAAAGAAGATAAAAATGACCGATTTCAAAATTGACCCGCCTAAAGCACTATTGGGAACTATTACCACCGGTGATGATATCACCATAAAATTTAATACCGTTTTAACTAAATAG
- a CDS encoding heavy-metal-associated domain-containing protein, producing MKTLKFKTNINCGGCVSKVTPLLNKQDGVESWEVDTVNPDKILTIKSDGATEEDVKATLQKLGFKAEAVD from the coding sequence ATGAAAACATTAAAATTTAAAACAAATATCAATTGTGGTGGTTGTGTATCAAAAGTAACCCCTTTATTAAACAAACAAGATGGTGTGGAAAGCTGGGAAGTGGATACCGTTAATCCGGATAAAATTTTAACCATAAAAAGCGATGGTGCTACAGAAGAAGATGTAAAGGCTACATTGCAAAAATTAGGTTTTAAAGCGGAAGCTGTAGATTAA